The DNA sequence TCCGGGCTATGTGAGCACCGGCTCCACCGAATCCAAGATCACCTACATCGATGGTGATGCAGGCATCCTGCGTTACCGTGGCTACGACATTGCGGATCTGGCAGAGAACGCCACCTTCAATGAGGTTTCCTACCTCCTCATCAACGGTGAGCTACCAACCCCGGAAGAGCTCCATAAGTTCAACGACGAGATCCGCCACCACACCCTTCTGGACGAGGACTTCAAGTCCCAGTTCAACGTGTTCCCACGCGACGCCCACCCAATGGCAACCCTGGCATCCTCGGTGAATATTCTCTCCACCTACTACCAGGATCAGCTGAACCCACTGGATGAGGCACAGCTGGACAAGGCAACTGTCCGCCTGATGGCGAAGATTCCCATGCTGGCCGCGTACGCTCACCGCGCACGCAACGGTGCTCCGTACATGTACCCGGATAACTCCCTCAACGCACGCGAGAACTTCCTGCGCATGATGTTCGGTTACCCAACCGAGCCATACGAGATCGATCCGATCATGGTCAAGGCTCTGGACAAGCTGCTCATCCTGCACGCTGACCACGAGCAGAACTGCTCCACCTCCACCGTCCGCATGATTGGTTCCGCACAGGCCAACATGTTCGTCTCCATCGCCGGTGGTATCAATGCACTCTCCGGCCCACTGCACGGTGGTGCCAACCAGGCTGTTCTCGAGATGCTCGAGGAGATCGCCGCCAACGGTGGCGACGCCACCGACTTCATGAACCGCGTGAAGAACAAGGAGCAGGGTGTCCGCCTCATGGGCTTCGGACACCGCGTGTACAAGAACTACGACCCACGCGCTGCGATCGTCAAGGATCTCGCACACGAGATCATCGATCACCTCGGTGGCGACCCACTGCTGGATCTGGCTCTCAAGCTGGAGGAAATCGCACTCAACGACGAGTACTTCATCTCCCGCAAGCTGTACCCGAACGTGGACTTCTACACCGGCCTGATCTACCGCGCCATGGGCTTCCCACAGGACTTCTTCACCGTCCTGTTTGCCATCGGCCGCCTTCCAGGCTGGATTGCACACTACCGCGAGCAGCTCGGTGCCCCTGGTGCCAAGATCAACCGCCCACGCCAGATCTACACCGGTGAGACCGCACGCAAGATCATTCCCCGCGAAGAGCGCTAAAACCTAGATCACGCTACCTTCGTGCACTCAGCTTCGGCCGGAGCCCATGAATCTGTCATAATGACAGGCGATGGTTCCGGCCTTCGCTGTGTCCGGAGCCAAAAATTTCACGATCTTTCAAGGAGTATGTGAACCACATGGAAAAGCCACAGATTGACGCCCAGTCCGGTCCAGCACCGGAAGACCTGGTCATCGAGGACATCATCGTGGGCGAGGGTGCTGAGGCACAGCCCGGAGGTGTCGTCGAGGTCCACTACGTCGGCGTTGACTTCGAGACCGGTGAGGAATTCGACTCCTCCTGGGACCGCGGACAGTCCGTACAGTTCCCCCTCAATGGACTCATCGCCGGCTGGCAGGAAGGCATCCCGGGCATGAAGGTCGGCGGACGCCGTCAGCTGACCATCCCACCGGAGGCCGCTTACGGCCCAGAGGGCAGCGGACACCCCCTGTCCGGCCGCACCCTGGTCTTCATGATCGATCTGATCAGCGCATAACTGATGTCTTAGTTCAGCTCAGCCAGGCGCTCATAGTGCCTGAAGCGCTGTTCCCGACCCACCCTCTCCGGATTGGTTTCCAATTCGTGGAGGGTGTTGTCGATTGCAGCGACAACCTCGCCCACGAAATCATCGGTTTCAGCAATCAGCCCGTCAATGATGCCGGATCCCAGCATCGCATGGGCTGATACCCCCTGCCGCTCCATCATCTCCGGCGCATGGGACGTGTCGCGGTAGATGATCGCGGACGCCCCCTCCGGTGGGAGCGGGGACAGCCACGCGTTCTCCGCCGCCAGCACGCGGTCAGCGGGCAACATGGCGAGCGCGCCGCCACCACAGCCCTGGCCGAGGATGACGGAGACGGTGGGCACCGGAGCGTCGACAAGCTCTCCCAGGGTGCGGGCGATGGAGCCGGCCATGCCCTTCTCTTCTGCATCGCGGGACAGTTCCGCGCCGGGGGTGTCGATGATGCTGACGATGGGCAGCTGGAGTTCCTTCGCCAGCGAAATACCGCGGCGTGCGAAACGGAGTGCGGCCGGGCCCAGTGGCAGGTGATGTCGATCCTGCCCGATGAGCACCACGGGCCTCCCACCGATACGGGCCAGGGCCACCGTGGTGGCCTGGGAGACACGCCCGTCGCCTGTGCCGGAGAGTTTGATTACGTTGTGGCCAAGGTGGTCAACCAGGTCAACCATGCCGGCGCGACCGGGTTCGCGTGTTTTGACAATGGCCTCCCAGGCACTGCGTGGGCCGCTAGGTGCGGCCAATTCGCGGGGTGTGCTTGGCGACGCCTGACTCAACACCCTCATGATCTTCACCACGGCGGCACGCAGCTGGGTGGGGGAGACCACGCCATCGATGACCCCGTGCTCCGCCAGATTCTCACCCGTCTGCACACCATCGGGCATGGGGGTGCCTGTGGTCAACTCCACCACGCGGGGGCCCAGGAACCCCAGGAGTGCATCCGGTTCCGCAAAGGTGAAATGTCCTGCCGAACCCCAGGATGCCATCACGCCACCCATCGTGGGATTGCGCAGATATACCAGGAAAGGGAGGTGGGCATCCTTGTGGCGGTACACAGCGGTGGTGATGGAGATCATCATGGTGAAGGCCGGGGTGCCCTCCTGCATGCGCGTACCACCGGAGGCCGGAGAGATAAGCAGCGGGAGACGCTCCGCAGTGGCCCGGTGGATGGCCTGGATGAGACGCCGGGAGGTGGCTGCCCCGATCGATCCACCGAGGAAGGCGAACTCAGAGAGGATGACCGCCACCCGGGCACCATCGACGGTGCCCTCACCGGTGATCACTGACTCATCAACCCCTGACTTCTCGCGGGCGCGGGCCAGGGCCGCACGGTAGTCATCATCGATGTCCCCGTATTCCGGTGGGGTGTCCCACGAAGAAAAGCTTCCATCATCCAAAACCTGTGCGATCAGATCCTTCGCTGAAGTGCGTGTCATGTTTTAAACACTATCGGCTCAAGAGGGGTCAACTCGGGTGAAAACAGCGTTTCGCCACCGGATGGGGTGGTGTTGAATGGGGTTTATGGCCAACAATGATGTTTTTGTCCCGACCTTGACCCTCGCCGATGGCTCCGAGATCCCACAGATCGGTCTGGGCACCTGGATGCTCCATGGCGATGATGCCTATCGGGTGGTCCGGGCAGCGTTGGAGATGGGGTATCGGCACATCGATACGGCCACGCTCTATGACAACGAGGTGGAGGTGGGCCGCGCCATCGCGGATGCCATCCGGGCGGGGGAGGTGACCCGGGAAGAACTCTTCATCACGTCCAAGGTATGGAATGACGATCAGGGTCGGGAGAAGGCGCAGAAGGCATTCCAGACCTCACTGACTCTGCTGGGTCTGGACTATCTGGATCTCTATCTGGTGCACTGGCCGTGCCCGCAGAGGGGACTGTACAACGAGACCTTTGAGGCGATCGCGACCATCCAGGGACTGGGGCAGGTGCAATCCATCGGGGTGGCGAACTTCTACGAGGAGGTGATGGAGGATCTGGTGAGCGCGACCGGGATCGTGCCGGCGGTCAACCAGGTGGAACTGCATCCGGGATTCAGTCAGGCTCCCTTGCGGGCCCTTCATGAGCGACTCGGAATTGTCACCACCGCGTGGGCGCCCCTGGCGCGGGGTGATGTGCTGAACCATTCGGTGATCACCGGGATCGCGCAGGAACATGGGGTGAATCCTGCCGCGGTGGTTCTGCGTTGGCTGGTGCAATCAGGGTTGGTGGCGATCCCTAAAACGGCTCATCGTCAACGGCTGTTGGAGAATCTCAATGTCAATAAACTCACTCTTTCGATTGATGAGGTTTCCAGCCTCACAGCCATGGATCACGGTGGGGGATCGGGTCGCCTATACACTGATCCACGGAATTTTCCTGTTTAAAATTCCCAAGATTAACCAAAATCACCTTCTGTGAAGCCCGTTAACTATTGCAAGCAGAGGTTTGCAAAAATAACAAAGGCACGCGAGGGTGCCCTTTTGGGGGTAGATCGTAAATCGCTATAAAGGCTGGTCAATGCATTTGACTGGGGGGTCGGGTGTGAAAATTTGGGAAAACTTTAACGAATCGCTATCGCATTGCAATGTGAGTTAGGTAACTTCACATTCACACGTTTAGCTGTGATCGACAACATACTTCGCGGTCGTGGGCCAGACGTTTGAAGAACATTCAGTTACCAGGAAAGCCGGCACTTTCCGAGGTAACCGGTTACCAACTCCCTGCTCGAGGGATATGAAAGCGAGATGAATTTCCAGTGAGTGCAGAACCTACTATCCGGGAGCGTCGCCAGCCGACTGCTCAAGAATTCCGGGCGATGCAAGAGAGTAAGGAATTCGGCGAACTCCGAAGCAAATTCCGCTCTTTTGCATTCCCCATGACCGTTGCCTTCTTCGTGTGGTACATCGCCTACGTTCTGATCGCGACCTTTGCATCAGAGTGGATGTCCACTCCTGTGTTTGGTTCCATTAACGTCGGCCTGCTCTTCGGGCTCCTTCAGTTCCTCACCACATTCGTGATCACCTACGTCTACATCATGTTCGCGAACAAGAACCTGGAGCCACGTCAGGCTGCGATCCGCAAGAAGATGGAAGGTTAATCCATTATGAATTCCACTATCCTCCTCGCTCAGGAAGCGACACCAGAAGGTGTCGGTAACCCGATCCTCAATATTGCGGTCTTCGTCGTCTTCATCGTGGTCACCATGACCGTGGTGATGCGCGTGGGCAAGAGCTCCGGTGAATCCACCGACTTCTACACCGGCGGCGCGTCCTTCTCCGGTACTCAGAACGGTCTGGCCATCGCAGGTGACTACCTGTCCGCTGCGTCCTTCCTCGGAATTGTCGGTGCCATCGCACTGAACGGTTATGACGGATTCCTCTACTCCATCGGCTTCTTCGTCGCCTGGCTCGTCGCCCTGCTGCTGGTTGCTGAGCCACTGCGTAACGTCGGCCGCTTCACCATGGCGGACGTGCTCTCCTTCCGCCTCAAGCAGAAGCCGGTCCGTGTGGCCGCAGCCTGTGGCACCCTGGCCGTCACCCTCTTCTACCTGATCGCCCAGATGGCTGGCGCAGGCTCCCTCGTGTCCGTTCTACTCAACATCCACGAGTTCGTCTGGCAGGCCGTTGTGGTCGCCATCGTCGGCGTGGTCATGATCGCCTACGTTCTCCTCGGCGGCATGAAGGGCACCACCTACGTCCAGATGATCAAGGCTGTCCTGCTGGTCGGCGGCGTTGGCGTCATGACCGTATTCACCTTCTGGAAGGTCCGCGGCGGCATCTCCACCCTCCTGGATGAGGCTGTTGCCACCCACGCTGTCTCCGACAACCTCGCCAACAAGGGCTATGAGGCCACCCAGATCCTGGAGCCAGGCCTGCAGTACGGTGCGAACCTGACCAGCCAGCTGGACTTCATCTCCCTGGCCATCGCACTGGTCCTGGGTACCGCTGGTCTGCCACACGTTCTCATGCGCTTCTACACCGTTCCTACCGCTCTCGAGGCACGTAAGTCCGTTACCTGGGCCATCGTCCTCATCGGTGCCTTCTACCTGATGACCCTGATCCTGGGTTATGGCGCGGCAGCACTCGTTGGTCCGGACCGCATCCTCGAAGCACCGGGCGCACAGAACGCAGCTGCTCCACTGCTGGCATTCGAACTCGGCGGCTCCATCTTCATGGCGCTGATCTCCGCGGTTGCCTTCGCCACCGTTCTCGCCGTGGTTGCAGGCCTTGCCATCACCGCCTCTGCAGCGGTCGGACACGATATCTACAACGCTGTTCTCCGTGACGGCAAGTCCACCGAAGCTGAGCAGGTCCGCGTCTCCCGCATCACCGTTATCGTGATCGGTATCATCTCCATCGTCCTCGGCATCCTCGCGATGACCCAGAACGTCGCCTTCCTGGTCGCCCTGGCCTTCGCTATCGCAGCGTCCGCCAACCTCCCGACCATCCTGTACTCCCTGTACTGGAAGAAGTTCAACACCACCGGTGCAGTCGCCGCCATCTACACCGGCCTGATCTCCGCACTGCTGCTGATCTTCTTCTCCCCGGCGGTTTCCGGCACCGATACCTCCATGGTTCCGGGCGCGGACTGGGCTATCTTCCCACTGAAGAACCCAGGCATCATCTCCATCCCACTGGCCTTCATCGCCGGTTATATCGGCACCCTGGTTGGTAAGCCTGACAACATGGATGACCTGGCAGCTGAGATGGAAGTTCGTTCCCTCACCGGTGTCGGTGTTGAGAAGGCAGCTACCCACTAATCTCCCGCTCAAGGTTGTGATCTGATTCCAGATCCTTCCGCACACACTGGAAACCACCGCTGTTCCTGTTTCATACGGAACAGCGGTGGTTTCTGCATGTACTAGGATAAGTCGGCGTGTCAACTTCTTCTCAGGTTCACCGCGGGTGGCGGCTCTCCACCTTTATGCTGGTCGCCGTCATCGCGGTGGTCGGTCCCTTCCTGATCCTCCCGGAATCTGACGATCAGCAGCAGGGGAGTGCTGCCAGTGAGGATGCGCCCACCCGGAAGGCGAGCGCGGGCTCTGATGTCACCGGCCATTCTGAGTACTCCAGCTTTGTAGAGAACTCCACCGGTTCACAGGTGTCCTTTCTCAGCTTGAACGATGATTTCCGCACCGGCACCGCGACAGAACGTTTCGCCCGTCCTGCGCTGAGCCTGAGCAAGCTCTATATCGCGGACTATGTGTTCGAACACGGCGACCTGGATGAGAAGTATCTCGCGGTGGATATGGTGAGCACCTCCTCTGATTCCTCTGCGGAGGTGCTGTTTGATGCTTATCCGGAGGCCATCGACGCCACCGCGGACAAGTACGGGCTGCTGTCCACCAGGGGAGCGGAACGTTGGGGTTATTCAGTCACCTCAACCTACGATGTGGTCAAGTTCCTGGCTGCCCTCATTGACAAGGATCCCACCTCACCGATCCTGGTGGCCATGGCGGCTTCGGATCCGGTTGCAGCGGACGGCTATGAGCAGAACTGGGGGACCTATGTGCTGCCCGGGGTGATCGGCACCAAATGGGGTTGGTCGGATGATCGCCAGCTGCATTCCTCGGTGTCTTTCGGGGAGGGCTTCGTGGTCGCGGCCGCAGTGACGGGAGATGCAGAAGACCTCACCCGGCTGGTGCAGAACCAGCTGGATGAGGTCAACGGGGATGAGGACTGATCAGGTTCTAGTAGAGTGTCGTGACTAATGTTCTGGGTACAGATGACGGAGTTTGGTGCGGGCGTCGTCGGTGGTGAACTGCCAGTTCACGGGTCGTTGCTCGGTGTTGACGGCCTGTTGCCAGGACTGGAGTTCCCGGTTCAGAGTGCCGATGTCGGGGATCCGCCGGGAGAGGCATTGCCGTGACAGGGCCGAGAGTTCGATCTCGGCGATGTTGAGCCAGGACCCGTGCTTCGGGGTGTAATGGATCTCTAATCGGTTGGCCAGTTCCCGAGCCCTGGCCGCAGGGAACGCTTCATACAGCGAACCCAGCGTGTGGGTGTTGAGATTGTCCATGACCAGCACGACCTTGTCCACGTCGGGGTAATCCACCGTGAGCAGTGTCTCGACCTCATGTGCCCAGTCCACCCGGGTACGCCGGGGCCTGGCGTGCACCCGGCGTCGCCCGGCCAGGGGCTCGCCCCACACAAAAATGGAGCACACCCCTTTGCGGGAGTACTCGTAGTCTTCCTTGCGGCTCCGACCCGGCTGTGCGTCGATGGCCTGTCGGGTGTAGTCCAGTAGCTGGTAGGGCTTTTCATCCATGCACACCACCGGGACCTCCGAGTCATACGCCCTCGCGTAGACCTCCAGGACATCTTCCATCCGGGCGACGAACTCCCCGTTGGCTGTCGGCGGGATCGCCCAATATTCCTTTAGGTGAGGTTGCAATTTCGTTTTTTTAACACCCGGCCGATGGTGGAATGATCCAGCGGGGGCAGACCCTCGGTGAGCAGGACATGTTTTTCCAGCAGCCGCAGACTCCACCGGGCATGCCCCTCCGGCGGGTTGCTGCAGGCCAGGGCGATCAGACGGGCTTCGACATCGCCGGTGACCTTCGGTGCCACCGGTGGGGTCACACGCCGCTTACGGGTGACGGTGTCGGCTACGTCGCCGCCACGCTGCGCGTAGGCCTTGGCCACTTTAACCACGGTGTCTGTGCATACCCCGGCGAGTTCGGCGACCTTGGCCTGGGTGGGTACCGGTTCACCGCGGTGCAATCGCTCGGGGTGGTGTTCGTCCAGCTCCAGGAGGATCCGGGCTCGGCGTACCTGCTGGGCCGGGAAGGAGCCGGTACGGACTCTGGTGGTCAACCATGCCCGGTCAGCCTCGTTGAGTGTGACCGGTCGGGATTTTGGTCTGGCCATTACTACCCTCACCTACGGTGGGTGATTGGGGGAAGGAACCCACCACCATCATCATCCCTCAACCGAGACTATTAGTCACGACACTCTACTAGCTTGAGAGGTTACCCAGGAGCTTCATCAGGTCGGTGATGGCCTGGGGATTGAGGGGCGAGTCCGGGGCGGGGTACTGATAGTCCGGGATCGACGGGATCACACCATCGATGACTTCGCCCGGCGTCCACTGGCCCCAGTCGTGTGCATAGACATTGTTGATATCAATGCCCACGCCGTCAAGGGTGTCCCTGTCAATGCGGATCTGGTGCAGGGTGGTGCGTGGGTGGATCTGGCCCTCGGAGCCCCAGTTGTGCATCCAGAAGAATTCACCCAGGCCATCGTTGACCGCCCAGTCGATGACGTTGTAGTTGCCGTAGATGCCGAGGCGGTATCCGGCACTTTCCAGGGCCACCCGGAAGGCCTGCAGATAGGGACGGATCTGGTTTGCATACTGATTCCAGGAGGGGTTGTCATCGATGGCGACGTAGATGGGGCGACCGGTGGGGCCACCGGCAGCCACATGCAGCGCGATGGCCTGCGGGGCGTGGGTGGCTGCACCTGCGGCGCCGTTCAGCCAGTCTGCATTGTCTGCTTTGCCGAACTGGTAGACCGAGGCGGTTTTGAGGCCATGGGACTCGAAGCTGCGTGTCTCAGCCAGTGTCACCGGTTTGCCGAGCATCCAGTTTTCCGTTCCCGGGCGAGGCTGGGATACGTAGCGCACCGCACCGAGGTGCCCTGCTGCCTTGATGGAGGCTGCGCTGGGGACACCGGCGGCATAATCAATGACCGTTCCCAGGACTGGCCCGCGTGCAGAGGCCCTCGGTGCGGCGACGATACCGGTTGCGTCAATGACCATTGCGCCAGCGGCCACCTTGAGAAAGGTCCTGCGGTTGATGGGTGTGTTCATGAAGGGGTCTCCGATTTCACTTAGGTCCCACGTTTAACAATGGCTA is a window from the Corynebacterium faecale genome containing:
- a CDS encoding citrate synthase, yielding MATDNNKAVLHYPGGEFEMDIMEATEGNSGVVLGKMLSDTGLVTFDPGYVSTGSTESKITYIDGDAGILRYRGYDIADLAENATFNEVSYLLINGELPTPEELHKFNDEIRHHTLLDEDFKSQFNVFPRDAHPMATLASSVNILSTYYQDQLNPLDEAQLDKATVRLMAKIPMLAAYAHRARNGAPYMYPDNSLNARENFLRMMFGYPTEPYEIDPIMVKALDKLLILHADHEQNCSTSTVRMIGSAQANMFVSIAGGINALSGPLHGGANQAVLEMLEEIAANGGDATDFMNRVKNKEQGVRLMGFGHRVYKNYDPRAAIVKDLAHEIIDHLGGDPLLDLALKLEEIALNDEYFISRKLYPNVDFYTGLIYRAMGFPQDFFTVLFAIGRLPGWIAHYREQLGAPGAKINRPRQIYTGETARKIIPREER
- the fkpA gene encoding FKBP-type peptidyl-prolyl cis-trans isomerase FkpA, whose amino-acid sequence is MEKPQIDAQSGPAPEDLVIEDIIVGEGAEAQPGGVVEVHYVGVDFETGEEFDSSWDRGQSVQFPLNGLIAGWQEGIPGMKVGGRRQLTIPPEAAYGPEGSGHPLSGRTLVFMIDLISA
- a CDS encoding carboxyl transferase domain-containing protein, producing the protein MTRTSAKDLIAQVLDDGSFSSWDTPPEYGDIDDDYRAALARAREKSGVDESVITGEGTVDGARVAVILSEFAFLGGSIGAATSRRLIQAIHRATAERLPLLISPASGGTRMQEGTPAFTMMISITTAVYRHKDAHLPFLVYLRNPTMGGVMASWGSAGHFTFAEPDALLGFLGPRVVELTTGTPMPDGVQTGENLAEHGVIDGVVSPTQLRAAVVKIMRVLSQASPSTPRELAAPSGPRSAWEAIVKTREPGRAGMVDLVDHLGHNVIKLSGTGDGRVSQATTVALARIGGRPVVLIGQDRHHLPLGPAALRFARRGISLAKELQLPIVSIIDTPGAELSRDAEEKGMAGSIARTLGELVDAPVPTVSVILGQGCGGGALAMLPADRVLAAENAWLSPLPPEGASAIIYRDTSHAPEMMERQGVSAHAMLGSGIIDGLIAETDDFVGEVVAAIDNTLHELETNPERVGREQRFRHYERLAELN
- a CDS encoding aldo/keto reductase, with protein sequence MGFMANNDVFVPTLTLADGSEIPQIGLGTWMLHGDDAYRVVRAALEMGYRHIDTATLYDNEVEVGRAIADAIRAGEVTREELFITSKVWNDDQGREKAQKAFQTSLTLLGLDYLDLYLVHWPCPQRGLYNETFEAIATIQGLGQVQSIGVANFYEEVMEDLVSATGIVPAVNQVELHPGFSQAPLRALHERLGIVTTAWAPLARGDVLNHSVITGIAQEHGVNPAAVVLRWLVQSGLVAIPKTAHRQRLLENLNVNKLTLSIDEVSSLTAMDHGGGSGRLYTDPRNFPV
- a CDS encoding DUF485 domain-containing protein; translation: MQESKEFGELRSKFRSFAFPMTVAFFVWYIAYVLIATFASEWMSTPVFGSINVGLLFGLLQFLTTFVITYVYIMFANKNLEPRQAAIRKKMEG
- a CDS encoding solute symporter family protein; its protein translation is MNSTILLAQEATPEGVGNPILNIAVFVVFIVVTMTVVMRVGKSSGESTDFYTGGASFSGTQNGLAIAGDYLSAASFLGIVGAIALNGYDGFLYSIGFFVAWLVALLLVAEPLRNVGRFTMADVLSFRLKQKPVRVAAACGTLAVTLFYLIAQMAGAGSLVSVLLNIHEFVWQAVVVAIVGVVMIAYVLLGGMKGTTYVQMIKAVLLVGGVGVMTVFTFWKVRGGISTLLDEAVATHAVSDNLANKGYEATQILEPGLQYGANLTSQLDFISLAIALVLGTAGLPHVLMRFYTVPTALEARKSVTWAIVLIGAFYLMTLILGYGAAALVGPDRILEAPGAQNAAAPLLAFELGGSIFMALISAVAFATVLAVVAGLAITASAAVGHDIYNAVLRDGKSTEAEQVRVSRITVIVIGIISIVLGILAMTQNVAFLVALAFAIAASANLPTILYSLYWKKFNTTGAVAAIYTGLISALLLIFFSPAVSGTDTSMVPGADWAIFPLKNPGIISIPLAFIAGYIGTLVGKPDNMDDLAAEMEVRSLTGVGVEKAATH
- a CDS encoding IS630 family transposase; this translates as MQPHLKEYWAIPPTANGEFVARMEDVLEVYARAYDSEVPVVCMDEKPYQLLDYTRQAIDAQPGRSRKEDYEYSRKGVCSIFVWGEPLAGRRRVHARPRRTRVDWAHEVETLLTVDYPDVDKVVLVMDNLNTHTLGSLYEAFPAARARELANRLEIHYTPKHGSWLNIAEIELSALSRQCLSRRIPDIGTLNRELQSWQQAVNTEQRPVNWQFTTDDARTKLRHLYPEH
- a CDS encoding helix-turn-helix domain-containing protein — protein: MARPKSRPVTLNEADRAWLTTRVRTGSFPAQQVRRARILLELDEHHPERLHRGEPVPTQAKVAELAGVCTDTVVKVAKAYAQRGGDVADTVTRKRRVTPPVAPKVTGDVEARLIALACSNPPEGHARWSLRLLEKHVLLTEGLPPLDHSTIGRVLKKRNCNLT
- a CDS encoding DUF1906 domain-containing protein, with amino-acid sequence MNTPINRRTFLKVAAGAMVIDATGIVAAPRASARGPVLGTVIDYAAGVPSAASIKAAGHLGAVRYVSQPRPGTENWMLGKPVTLAETRSFESHGLKTASVYQFGKADNADWLNGAAGAATHAPQAIALHVAAGGPTGRPIYVAIDDNPSWNQYANQIRPYLQAFRVALESAGYRLGIYGNYNVIDWAVNDGLGEFFWMHNWGSEGQIHPRTTLHQIRIDRDTLDGVGIDINNVYAHDWGQWTPGEVIDGVIPSIPDYQYPAPDSPLNPQAITDLMKLLGNLSS